Sequence from the Lepidochelys kempii isolate rLepKem1 chromosome 7, rLepKem1.hap2, whole genome shotgun sequence genome:
AACTATTAACggggtgagattttaaaaaagatgtggaTTAGACATTGGTTTTTAATTGAGCCCTTCATTTCAAAGCTATTTTGctgaagaaagtgaaaaaaatgtaatttataaaCCAAATAAACCCCATAATCTCTATCTTCCTAGCCAAGAAAGCAAGACATAAATGACTAGTGTCATGAAGAGTTCTGTATGGTTATTTAGCCCACACTAAGGGTTTACTGAACGTACTTATTTCCATCTAATAAACTATACTTCTCCCACCCCTTTTTTCCAATTAACAATACTACTTAACActaatatagcatttttcattttcaaagagcTTTGAAACCATGAATTAATCTCCTCAACATGGCTGCAAGGAACAGTTGCAAGTATTACCTTCACAGCTGGGAAAACTCATGAGAGCAGTGTCTTGCCCAAGTGACAGAGAATGTAAGGGTCAGTTCCAAGACTAGAACTCAGAAATTTCTGGCTCCCAACCTTGTGGTAAGAGCCCCACATCAGACATTATGGCTTAGCCGCACCCTTCCCCAAAAAGTGTTTTTCCTACAAAGAACTATATGACTTTGTTCTAATTTTAACAAGGAACAAACAACCTTCTGTCCCACCAAGGACCTCTTACCTCACCACGCTTACTGGCAGATCACTATTTCCTTGGATTTACAAAAAAGCTAAATAATTGTGTAATGAGCCTGCCACCACAGAAGTGATCCTTTCTTATTGCTTCAGATCATAAGGACGGCAGGAAGAAATGCCTCCCCAAACACATATGTCTTTGAACAACTGGCTAATTGCCTTATAGGGAGTAGGGATTCTTTTCCTCTGAAGTACCAGCAATTAGTCACACTGGGAGGCAGAATACCAGGTTGTCTTGAATTCATTGCCAGTTTGCATTCTTTCACATGAAGGCAAGTGGAGCCTCTGGGGATGGAAATTCTCATCTTGGAGTCCTGGTGCAGATTCAGGTGCACCAAGCTCAGAGTATATGGTTTATAAtcccagggccagattaaaaaaagatcaacaggcatattttttatttttattattttagtaaGTGCTGGTGTTATTTGTTGTCTCTCAAAAAAACTGGAGCCTGGTTAGTGCTCATGAAAGTCTTGGAGATCAAAGAACTCCAACcaagaacaggtacagcacagatGGTTATTCTGCAAGTTTCTTCTTCACTGCCTAGCCCAATTAATCTCTAATACTGATCTTGAGGGGCCACTTTCAATAAGTGAGAGAGGGTCTaattcagttcttggcctcttCTCCAAGACTGGAAAGAGCAGATTTAATGATATTGATACTTGTTTATTGGTAACTGGACTAAGGTAACTCATTTCACACATACTACCTAATAAGCACCCACATCAGGTATTACCTATTCTCAATCAACGCCAATTTGGACTAGAgctgaaccagtgacctagaagGGAACAGCTTTGTAACTTATACTTTAAGCAAGCCGTGAGCCATTCAGAATCCATGTGTTCAGTTTCTAGCTAGTCCTTCTAGTGCTAAGTTACCATTCTCTAAAATTTATTAATTAGCCACTATCTTGATAGTTCCAACATGCCCTTCTCCCCAGCATCTAGACAGGTCAGCACCAATTGTTATCCAGAGTAGCATCTTCTGGTTTTTGGAACATAAATTTGGTGCCAATTCTCTTTCAACAGCTGTTAGTTAAATTTTAAATGCAGACAAGCCTGAATCTACAGCATTCCAGGTCATTCGAACTCAGAAGTCAAAAACTACTCTTCTGCCTCTGATAAATCTAACACCCCAGTTCCATGAACATTCACAACAAGAATTTTGAACAGTGgtcaaaaatggaaaagattcgATGAACGTGTTACCTGACAGGCATTTAGATTCAAAATGCGAAAAGTAACTTTCCAAGGACCACATCCAAAGTGAAAAAAgaggcagtttaaaaaaagaggCAGTTTTCATATTTCATCCACAGAGTTAATATTCAGATGAATATTTTAGTTTTCCTAAATTCCCATTAAAAATCTCTTCTATTTTAATCCTTTCCAAAAGCAAAGGAAATCCGCAGATGCACACACTATATTTGTTAACAAGCCACAGTGACTCAATTAGAAGCCTAAAGACCTGAAATGCCCAAAATAAGGGAGCATCTGTTTTTTTTGATTAGCAAGACATTGACCTGATTGCCTTGCTGTCCTTCCCCTGCATTTGCTGTTTATTTTTCTCCTACGGTGATAATCAGATATTGGTAGTGTAGGAGCAAATCTGTGCCAGTACAGTACTATAGGTTTATTCACTGCAGCGGTTTATATAAcctagtagaatcatagaatcatagaatatcagggttggaagggacctcaggagatcatctagtccaaccccctgctcaaagcaggatcaatccccaatttttgccccagatccctaaatggccccctcaaggattgaactcagaaccctgggtttagtaggccaatgctcaaaccactgagctattcctagTTGTAGTACTAGCTTCTAATCTACACTGTACAGCAGCCTATCATTGTTTCAGAGACATTGATCCTAATTGGTCTCTTCTTCCGCTTACAATTCCCTTCTAATCAATACCAATACTATTTTAGGACTTATtacaattattttgaaaaaaattacagtGATCAGAACTATCCCATTATTTTCAAATGATTTCCCAAAATTTGtgtgtgaacacacacacacattttgggaAGAGGGGATCCTACAGTTCACATGGCAAATCAATTAGCTGGAAATTTTAACCTTATAGTTTAAGTTGCATTATATTAAAAGCAAATGAACAGAAACCAGACTTTAGGAACATGTTTCACTCCAGCCAAATGAGGACACGAGGTTGGTGGAGGGCAAGTTGTTCAGGATGGCCCCCCCGCTAGTGTACTGTACACATCCAAATAGGCATCCCTGTGACTATACATTTATCACgtatgcagtttttaaaaaaatcacaattcaaTGTAGATGCACATCCAGAAATCACTAAAAATTACATTTAATGTCAGGAAACCAAACTGACCACGTATAATCTGTAATATAGACACAGTATGACAGATTAACCTGAGATCCTTTTTTTGTGTCATGTGTTTGTAAGAAAGAGTTATTCAGGATAAAATTCACATTACATGAGTCATTCATGATTCATTAGGTATCTTTGGCAATATTGTACATTTATGTCTTAGTTACATTGCAAGTACTAATTCCTTTGGATACTTATCGTGTAATTCATTATAACTATATAGACTAATTTAAGTGATGTTGCAGTAGTGTCGTCTATCTATACATTGTCCGTGACATATGTGATGTATAGAATTAAGTCAGACTAGCAGAATTGAAGTTACTCTGCACATTTATATTACAGATCACTCTTACTCATTAACTATATAGCAATTACAGTGTAATTAATATTATGCCCTTTATATATTACTAAAGTGGTATTTATGGCTCTGTAAAGTCTAAAATGCAATTAAGttatagtttttaaaaacagcatacTATTTCCCCAAACAATTTCAATCTAATAGGATGCTAAAGAATGtaagttgtatttttaaaaacttttcctaACTAGAAATTATTAAAGTACAAAGTACAATAACATGACCTAAAAAGAtctgtcttttagaaaaaaaagtgtATCATTGCTTGTAATATTATTCACATCTAATACACAAGGACAGAGGAATACTATAGTAAACAAAAAAGTCAAGGAGCTACAAATATACAACCCTTCTGCTTTCTCCAGTAATAGATCTCCTTGGAGTTTCTTGTTGAGTTCTCAGGTAATAGATCTCCTTGGAGTTTCTTATTTTATGTCAACTCACAGTTTCCCACCCTATTCTAAAGTGACTGGATTGTCCACACTAGCTGCGTTAAGTCTTAAGATGTAATGTTTATTTACAAGACAGTTTAAATGTTGCAGTCATGTAGCTATGTTCACTCCACAACAGTATTGGAACGGGCACAGCAGCTTGGGTGTCTCAAAGAGTGCATCATTGTTCTAAATGGCCTTTTCTTTGCCTCTTTAGCTGGAGGTGACTCCTCAGTACTTTTCCTAGAGAGCTCTATAGGCTCTGTCTGGAATTGTTCTATCTGAATTTCAAGATGTTTTTGAATGGCTAATCCAAGAACTTCTGGGTCCACTGCTGCCCCATATACTTCCCATGTCATCCCTTCATCATCCCATCTCACTTCACGTACTGGAGACTTTGGGGCCTCTTGGTCATGTTCTAAATTAACCTCTGGGAACACATGAGGGTGACCTTCAGCTACAACAGATGGGCTTGTGGCCACAGACTTGCATTCCACTGTTGAAAGGGTTTGTACCTCTGCATCTTTGCACTGAAGAGGAGATTTCAGTCCTTTGGTTAAGTCATTCATAGAGGTCATAGTCCATGTGTCTTTAGTCTTCATTATCAAATCTGCACGTTGCTGGTCATGCAACACAATGTAAGAAGCCTTCGTTTCCTGTTGAGCTCTGCTCTGTTGAATGCAGTGCTGAGCATGTGACAGATGCTCCCCAGGAACACTACAGCATTTCAGGATTCGCTTTGCATCCAGACCTGATTCGCTAACAGATGACACAAGTTTAGGAAAGGTCATGATATCTGAAGTAGGCAAGGACTGACGATATCCAGGAGTTACCTGTTCTCTTCCCGATTCACTAACTGAGCATACCAACCTTGGAACAAGTTGAAGAGATGGTATTGGCAAAGAATGGCAATAGGCAGAAACAGTGCCGTCTATCTTCATAGCAGAGTCCTGCCTTGCACTGCAGGGTAGAGCAGTGCTGTTGTGAATTGTCATCACTGTGGCAGGGTATATACCGCTTGATACGTTACTGTAAGTCATGCCACCTTGACTAAGCCCAATTGATTGACTGCACATTGTCCTGTTTGGGAAACCACCTCCTGGCATGTGTGGTCCTAGAATGGCAGTGTGAAATGTTCCAGGATCTGTATAAATGGTAGTGTTATATGTTATACCGCCACTGTCAAAGCTGTTTGTGGGCACTTTTTGGTCGCTATATGACGTGGGAATATGAGTCACCTGGTTTTGATAGTTAGGAGTATTTTCATATGTTCCAGAGCCATATCTCGGTCTTAGGAAAGAGGTGTTATGCACTGATGTATCATAACTACTGCCAGAAGAACTGATAATGGAGTGTGTGGCACTGGTTTCCATGTGGGTGACAGAACTCTGCTGCTTGCAACTGCATGTTAGGTCAGAATGGCTTCTCTGAACTACAGCTTCCAGTCCTTCCGTTCTAGTCACACTTTGCTGGTGTGTATCACAGACTGAAGAAATGTTTTCAACAGTGCTACTCTTGACATGCATCCTAGTGTCCTTTTCTTCCAGGGATATTGGAATCTGGTCAACGGTCAGGAAACGGTTTGTAGTGGTAGCTCTGTTCTGCACATTATCACCTTGTGCATGATCACTCGTCGTTCTGACAGCAGATGAACTTTCCACCATTCCCGACTGTGTAGAAGACCATTCAGAACTAGGGGTACTTCCAACATCATTCTCACTCACCTGTGTCTGGCAGACAGTACTACTGAGGCTCTTCTTGAGATCTTGTTTGCTGCTCTGTCTTTCATCAGAACTCACTTGCCCAAGGCACGCCAGACTTGAGGAGCTCTTAGACAGAGGGTGGCTGTTCAGATTCAGGGGATGGTGGCAAACAGAATTTAGTGTTTCCTGAGGGGAATGGGTTGGGACCTGGTGGCTGTTGGCTGCCATGGCAAATAAGAGACCTGCAGGAAGGAAagagactttaaaaaacaattcaAGAAGGAATGTGTAATTAGCAATACTCTAGATCAGGAAATACTTATCCCTATGGAGCCATTGCTTAGGCTTCCCTTGCTTTTTATAGTCAAAAGCATGTGCCTCCAGAGATCAAAGTACAACATCTTTCTTTATCCTCAAGTGGATCAGCTTGTTTTTACCATTAAGATTGTTATACAAAGGACGTTTTTCCCAAATTGGGTTTGTACTTCATGATACAGAAGGAGAGTCAAGTCTCTCCTGAGTTTACTGAAAACCACTTCTTACGATGTCCAGAGACAGGCACTGTGACCACCCACAACTTAACTGAAGGGAAGGCCCATTGTTAAACAAAGATGAACACTCAGGAGAAAAGTTATTCGGAACCTACGTTAAACAGCTGTTGtgacaaacaaaacacaaaaatgttttcaagaTTAAAAATCCTTTCCTCTCACAGCTGTTCAGCTTTTAGTTCCTTGTGATGTCATGATTTTCACAAATTATCCAGTCATCGAGTCTTCAAGCATAAACTGGATTTAAGTttctaaattggaaaaaaaaaatcaactctcctgccctgccccctcccccaaataagCCGAAAATCCTTTAAAgccttatttaaatattgtttaaaaaaggtaaaagaggTAAAAGAGACTAGTCATGTGGCTTTCCCATTCTGCTGCTAGCAGTACAAACACACACTGCATATGGTCTAAATTTACCCCTTTCCTGGCAGTTACCTTAACACACTCACACCCACCCAACCACAACAATTCAGATTATTGCTGGATTTCCCCTGTTATCTGTCCTACCTCAGAGAGACTGTCATGGCCATTTATACTTCAAGGTTGCAGTTATAGGATCCACCAGGTGAGTTAGCAGAAGAGctctaacgaggccaattcaatcaggctggatgtggcccattcccaacagttgacatgAAGTTCAGCTCTTCTTgacaactgttgggaatgggccacatccaccctgattatATGGCCTCATTAgtactgacacacacaccccccccccttggtaaggcaacttccatcttttcatgtgctgtatatttatacctgcctactgtattttccactccgtgcttctgatgaagtgggttatagcccatatgtccaaataaatgttagtctctaaggtgccacaagcactcttcattgtttttgctgatacagactaacgcggctaccCCGCTGAAACCAGAAGAGCTCTGCATCTCAGAACAGGGTTTCCTTTTGCAAATTGCCTTAAGAATCCAGAAGTTCATATTAACTGTTGAAGCTAATACCCAACAGCAAGGTGAAAAATGctcattttcaaatgaaatattaCAATTCTTCTGTCTTTGACAAGAGAACTATCCAACTTCTGTTAAGAACATACTTGCTTCCACTGGCTGGTATAGTACTATTTGCCCCTGTGACCCCTACAAATGCTTATGTTAGTATTTCCTCATTTAGGAGAAACTGTAATAGTAACAGTCTTGTTTTTAACCAGCTTTAACAGGCCCAAAGTAGCTTCTTCCAGTGGCTTTCTTTTTAATGTCATTTATTCTATTCTCCTGCTGTTGCAACATTTGCATTGACTATTTGGCCTATTCACCTTCCCTCCTCTTACCAGACACTTTGATGTATAATTGAAGCGAAATTATTTTAACAGCTTTCTGCAACAACAGAATGTATTCAAAAGAACACACTCAATTTTTCAACCAACACATAGTTAAATCAAGCTGCAGCATTTAATTTATTAGCATGCAATTAAGTGGCCAGCTCAAATAATACTAAGTATTTTTTTATATAGAAGTACAGATGAAAGTGTTCCTAAATTTCATGCCTCAGGCTTCAGAGGATTGTGAGGtccagaaggaaatatttttccccacCCAATGTATTTCAGGTTTGTTTCCCTActcctcctctgaagcatcaaaaagggccagggctggagatgggacactgaaaAGGATAGACTGGAACTCTGAGGTGGTATGGCGAATTCTCTCATGCAGATGTTTGGCTGGTGGATCTTTCTTACGTGCTCAGTCAGCTCAGACTTGTACTgatcaccattttgggggtcaggGAGGAACTCTGCCCCAAATCAGATTGGCAGGAACCTGGTGGGGGTTTAGTCTTTCTCTGTATCATGCGGCATTGGTTGCTTGCTAGGATAATCAGGGTGCAACTAACCAAATCAATTGCTTGCCATTGCAGCAGCCTCTCAGGCATTTGTGCACCTTGGTTTCTCCTATTTTCTATTGTAGCATACAATgttttagtctcctgaggactgtaATACTGAGTCTAAACCAGGTTTTTGGGCTCCATACTGGGTAACTGGGTGGGGATTAGCAGCCTGTGatgtccaggaggtcagactagaggatctggcagttccttctggccttaaccttTATGACTATGTAAGTCCCAATGTTTTTAAGAACTTTTAAGGAAATGCACGCTGCATATTCTGGCTTTGCAACAAGAAAGCATTTGCAAATACACGATTCATGCCATTAGAATgcatttcaaaaaagaacttTAATTCTTGGGACAAGAAAGCTAGATGTAACTGATAAGTTCATCACACAAGAACAAAAATACCCTGTAAATAGATCAAAATACTCTGCTCATCTCTCCAGTAAATTGCCCAATCCCTGAACAGAAGGTGAGGGCTTCTAATACAGCCACCTTTCTTCTGgctggcagaggaggaggagagtaaCAGGAATAAGTTCATGTGCTTACATAGTTCCCAATCATTTACATATTGGGGTTTTAAAAGATCTTTTAATGTCGATTTTAAGatgtttggggaagggactgcccTGGTGTTATGTACAAAGCAGCTAGCACAACTGGAGAGTTGAGCTGCTCTAACTGTTCTTCTAGGTGTCCTGTGATACAAATATATAATTGCCTatcatttattttcatattttgtttgcttgtattCCCCAATTCTGTACAAACTAATGCCTCCCTAATTAGCAGGATTAATTCCTTTCATATGTATAATATTAATAAATGTAAACTGTTCCCTCA
This genomic interval carries:
- the GPRIN2 gene encoding G protein-regulated inducer of neurite outgrowth 2, which gives rise to MAANSHQVPTHSPQETLNSVCHHPLNLNSHPLSKSSSSLACLGQVSSDERQSSKQDLKKSLSSTVCQTQVSENDVGSTPSSEWSSTQSGMVESSSAVRTTSDHAQGDNVQNRATTTNRFLTVDQIPISLEEKDTRMHVKSSTVENISSVCDTHQQSVTRTEGLEAVVQRSHSDLTCSCKQQSSVTHMETSATHSIISSSGSSYDTSVHNTSFLRPRYGSGTYENTPNYQNQVTHIPTSYSDQKVPTNSFDSGGITYNTTIYTDPGTFHTAILGPHMPGGGFPNRTMCSQSIGLSQGGMTYSNVSSGIYPATVMTIHNSTALPCSARQDSAMKIDGTVSAYCHSLPIPSLQLVPRLVCSVSESGREQVTPGYRQSLPTSDIMTFPKLVSSVSESGLDAKRILKCCSVPGEHLSHAQHCIQQSRAQQETKASYIVLHDQQRADLIMKTKDTWTMTSMNDLTKGLKSPLQCKDAEVQTLSTVECKSVATSPSVVAEGHPHVFPEVNLEHDQEAPKSPVREVRWDDEGMTWEVYGAAVDPEVLGLAIQKHLEIQIEQFQTEPIELSRKSTEESPPAKEAKKRPFRTMMHSLRHPSCCARSNTVVE